Proteins found in one Candidatus Latescibacterota bacterium genomic segment:
- a CDS encoding M23 family metallopeptidase, which produces MDRYFTFLYVRRGNAGVKSIRIHRYLAFGSAAFIIALVLSTIIMATQYSGAVAESEKLIQLQLENEGLMARLERFEREVDNLQGNMAVNLELQNRARLMANLDPISADVWQVGIGGPEPGLIDRELSATDRVFSGLRKDIDRIVRQSVLQKESYKELLDILEKEVEIRNCTPSIRPLKGGFLSSNYGRRMDPFTGRITFHKGLDYFARTGTPVMAAADGIITMAKKNGSMGLTVEVNHGNGFKTRYAHLSRILVKRGQKIKRAETLGQVGNTGRSTGPHLHYEVLFRKDHRNPLNYIIPDDVYYD; this is translated from the coding sequence ATGGACAGGTATTTTACATTTCTATACGTTCGGAGAGGAAACGCCGGCGTAAAATCAATAAGAATACACCGTTACCTTGCTTTCGGCTCGGCGGCGTTTATCATTGCCCTTGTTTTATCCACTATAATCATGGCTACTCAATATTCCGGGGCGGTTGCGGAATCGGAGAAATTGATTCAGTTACAGTTAGAGAACGAAGGACTGATGGCCAGGCTGGAAAGGTTCGAGAGGGAAGTCGATAATCTGCAGGGAAATATGGCTGTAAACCTGGAACTACAGAACAGGGCTAGGCTTATGGCCAATCTCGATCCTATTTCAGCTGATGTCTGGCAGGTCGGGATCGGTGGTCCCGAGCCTGGCTTGATCGACAGGGAACTCAGTGCGACTGACAGGGTCTTTTCCGGCCTGAGGAAGGATATCGACCGGATAGTGCGGCAATCCGTCCTCCAGAAGGAAAGCTATAAAGAGCTCCTGGATATTCTTGAGAAGGAAGTCGAAATAAGAAACTGTACTCCGTCGATCAGACCGTTGAAGGGCGGGTTCCTCTCCTCCAACTACGGCAGAAGGATGGACCCCTTTACTGGCAGGATAACTTTCCACAAAGGCCTGGACTATTTTGCGAGGACAGGTACGCCTGTAATGGCAGCTGCTGATGGAATAATCACTATGGCAAAAAAGAACGGTTCGATGGGGTTGACTGTCGAGGTCAATCACGGGAACGGGTTCAAGACAAGGTATGCTCATCTCTCGAGGATCCTCGTTAAGAGAGGCCAGAAGATCAAGCGCGCTGAGACCCTTGGGCAGGTTGGAAATACGGGCCGTTCCACGGGCCCACATCTTCATTACGAAGTTCTCTTCCGCAAGGATCACAGAAATCCGCTCAATTACATCATCCCCGATGATGTGTATTATGACTGA